Proteins from a genomic interval of Fusarium oxysporum Fo47 chromosome I, complete sequence:
- a CDS encoding ubiquitin-binding protein CUE5: MSAPGETNKATAESGPESPTTARPLDLDDDDVQESGVLDSNTTPAAATNTTTTQTQAQAQAPSPTNETAPPKPPRPVSEAQKNETILKEAFPSVELSVIKAVLRASGGRVEPAFHALLEMTDPDAAQNEPADEVPPPQPPRPQNRSQMSQLEADELYARQLAEHYDNVGAYESRTANRGQRQGQRGQDEWGDDREHSFIDDDLPVIRENLRKGFFETQEKVNGWITNIKKKIEENFDESEEQTQRQGEPFRRPGESSRRSGDYDRYDADPQVLSDDFAGMKFSSDGTPVSRPMANTGMYKPPPPSASPKPSNGRRVGFKEETEEINMYDSSPRVPPKDAAPASGTRGSKWQPMSAVEPSPIAENDPFSLGDSEDERETHQKIKDDKTDDSERLKKATAEAMADNLSESKDTEAKKN, encoded by the exons ATGTCAGCCCCTGGAGAAACG AACAAGGCCACCGCCGAGAGTGGACCTGAGTCGCCTACTACTGCGCGACcccttgatcttgacgacgatgatgttCAGGAATCTGGCGTTCTCGATAGCAACACTACACCCGCTGCTGCGACCAACACCACTACCACCCAGactcaggctcaggctcaggcacCATCACCCACGAACGAGACAGCGCCTCCTAAGCCTCCCCGACCTGTTTCCGAAGCGCAAAAGAATGAGACTATACTCAAGGAAGCATTCCCTAGCGTAGAGCTGAGTGTCATCAAGGCTGTATTGAGAGCTAGCGGTGGTCGCGTTGAGCCAGCGTTCCATGCTTTGCTGG AGATGACCGATCCTGATGCTGCGCAAAACGAACCCGCCGACGAAGTCCCCCCGCCTCAACCCCCTAGGCCTCAGAACCGATCCCAGATGTCGCAATTGGAGGCAGACGAGCTATATGCACGCCAGCTTGCAGAACACTACGATAATGTTGGTGCCTACGAGTCGCGCACTGCCAACCGAGGTCAAAGACAGGGTCAGCGAGGTCAGGATGAATGGGGTGACGACCGTGAGCACAGCTTCATTGACGATGACCTCCCTGTTATTCGCGAAAACCTACGCAAGGGATTCTTCGAGACACAGGAAAAGGTCAACGGATGGATTACaaacatcaagaagaagatcgaggagaactttgatgagagtgaagagcagacgcaaCGACAAGGAGAGCCCTTCCGTCGTCCCGGAGAGTCCAGCAGGCGAAGCGGTGATTATGACCGATATGATGCGGATCCTCAAGTCCTCAGCGATGATTTCGCTGGCATGAAGTTTTCTTCTGATGGAA CGCCTGTGAGCCGACCCATGGCCAATACTGGCATGTATAAGCCCCCTCCCCCATCAGCTTCACCCAAGCCCAGCAACGGCCGACGAGTTGGTTTCAAGGAGGAGACTGAAGAAATCAATATGTACGACTCTTCACCTAGAGTGCCACCCAAGGATGCAGCTCCCGCGAGTGGCACAAGGGGAAGCAAGTGGCAGCCCATGTCGGCGGTTGAGCCAAGCCCTATCGCAGAGAACGACCCCTTTAGTCTCGGAGACAGTGAAGATGAGAGGGAAACACAtcagaagatcaaggacGATAAGACTGATGACAGTGAGCGCTTGAAGAAGGCTACTGCTGAGGCCATGGCTGATAACCTGAGCGAGTCTAAAGACACggaggcaaagaagaactaG